From the Bombus huntii isolate Logan2020A chromosome 4, iyBomHunt1.1, whole genome shotgun sequence genome, the window CCAATCAGATACAATACCTTCATCAATCAACTTActgatttttcttttagaaACAACTGTATAGCATACATTTAATCTACCATACTCCCACTGCACAGGACAGTAAATATCTAAAGCATTACAAAGCCAATAATAAGATGATCTTCTTGACTGAAATTCTTTGGTGCAAAGAGAATGAGTTATATTTTCTATGCTGTCACATAAGCAATGTGTATAATCATAAGTTGGATAAATACACCATTTATCTCCTGTCCTATGATGAGGaacatattttattctatatgcaACTGGATCTTGTTTCCCTTCTTCTAATGTTACTTTCATTCTTAATGTAGCTTCACCTTCCTCAAGCAACCCATCCTTCATATcctatatagaaaattatagagttaatcaagaaattttatgatataacttaaaattttgtacatacccataaaacatttaaacccattaaaaacatttaaataatcaaaAATTTTAAGCTACAATAATTTatctgaaataaataattattacatgAAATAATTGTAAACTCTCTGAAATAGGTCTATCACGCCAGGGACTTGGAGGTGGGTTGAAACCTTTTATTTCTTCACTAGACTGATGACAAACATATGCTAAATCCTTTTCAATGAGAACTATAGCCCATTCATACAACTGTTGAAAGTAATCAGAAGAATGAGTAATTTTAGCTGGTTTATACCCAAGCCATTCTACCATTTCACGAATaccaataaaaaatttctcttcttctttttcaggATTTGTATCATCATAACGTAGATAACATATTCCATCATGGGCTGCTGCATACCTGCAATAGAATTatacttgaaatataatttatattacagaAATTAAGAATCATATCTATAACAGGATACAGCATAcccaaaattaatattaattgcttTTGCATGACCAATATGTAGAATTCCATTAGGTTCTGGTGGAAATCTAGTTATTACTTTGCCATctgttatttttaaatgttcttGAAGTAATTTGTGTGTATTTGGTGTTATAATATATCCTtcagttttataattttcgcctGGTTTATGAAAATGAACTTTAGTTTTCATTAATTCACTTATTGTCTGAGCATCTGTTTTCTCATTTGTTGCTGTCACATCTTTTGGTTCCACTAAATAACAGTTAGGAAGCTtttaaataatgaattataatacataaattacATATAGATGAACATATTATTTGCATTAATACCATTTGAtttacctttttcttttcctgaTTTTTGTGCTTTTGCTTGCTTTGCTGGTTTAGGTAGTGGTACAAGATCAGAGTCACATTTTGGACCTAACAAATCAAGCATTTGAAcatcaaattcatttttcactGCTTTTCCATCAGCCCATTTTAGAGTATTACGTACATGTTGCATTAATGGACCAATATTAAAATGGTACCTGTAAAAACATTTTGTTTTGTAAAACTCATAAAATTCTTAACAATATGAATGctaaattttcaatattaatgttaaaaatataacatatataccTTTTCTCTATTATTTCCACTTTATGTGTGCTTATTACTTTCTCAACTTCACGTTCTATTTCTTCTGGAGATATAACAATACCTATACCACATTCTTTCTCAAAAGCAGATACATTGACATATCCTTCTATATGATTAAGTAAATAATCTAACCCAGCATCTAATCTTTGAGTTGTATCTAATTTCTTTTCAGCTATGTATTTAGCAAGAAATGACAATTTATTTGCAATCTGATTCTTAATTTTCGAAGCAAGTTGATATAACAAAATTCCAATTTCTGATGTAATAATTCCATACTTATTAGCCTACAAAAAATAACACATGGTATAATCAGATATTACAAAGGTATAATAATGCTTACATTTTGTTCAAATATAAACAAGTGAAAAGGtttataatatgtaattcAAACTTATAAGATTACATcactaaataataaaaaacgtaattaaaaagatatctTGTATGTATAACTTACTAACCTCTATTATAGCAAGTTTCAAATTATTGGAAACTTGTTTGTTTTTTAGAGTTTCTTTAGCTTTTTGTTCACTTAAACCAATAGACTGAAATAATTTTACGTCGTCTTGTGAATCCATCatcatattttcttcttttcttcaatACGTAATTTAGTGTGATTTTGAAGCCGGGAATTAAGACATATGTGTACGAGATACTTGGTAAAATTACTTGGTAAATACGTGGATTTTAAAGCAATAATGTGATAAGAAATATAATCTTTTCCAaggaaattattatatttttctacataTTAAATCTCGTATATTTATCGTTATGCTTATGTTTTACAACCAATCAATTACATTTaagatttttacattttattaattaaaaaatatgataaaaaatttatatatatacaaattttatataaggattatattaaattactttaatattaaataatgaaatcaataaattaataaattgacaaactttaaaaatataaaatttattttgcagAAATATCCTAATCAACTATCATAAAATTactaaatttttaatagataGGTACAATATGTTTTACTTTCGATAAGATACCTATATTATCTTAAGTGTCAAATTGATAGTATTcttcattgaaaaattttatataactaatatttattattttaaaaataatacaaatttaacacatgttttaattaattaaaagttaatATTGGTTATGTTACACATATATTTGTGTACAATTAAAACTAATTGCTTTTCAACAGATACACAAAATGTgacattttaaattattatttataaataaaatacatatatgtacatacacatatacaaAAAGTAGTTAAAAATGAATGAAAGCGATGATGATGATTTACAGTTATGTCCTACGACACTTGCTGCCTTAAAAGAGTTTCttaaagaaaaggaagaaagagaaaatcaGTTAAAACATACTTTAGAAAATCAACATTTAGATGTCTCTTTTGATGAGAATTGGGTAAGttaatttttactaaataGATTAGTAGTCCTTAacaattcatatttatttgtaaatttgtaatttgtgaaatagtttattaattaattttatattttacgattAAGATGTTTaatgatttaataatttgaattCTAGCAATTAAGTCAATTTTGGTATGATGACAAAACAACAGATACTCTTGTAAAAGGTGCTATACAGTGTACAGAGTCTGATGGAAAAATTGCATTAATATCATGCCCTACACTTTATAGTAAACTGAAAAAAACTTCTGGTGAACGAAAAGGTTTGAAAATAtgttatttgtaatttcatgatttatgtaatatcaaatatgttattgttattattaatattaattatttatttacagtCACCCTTTTTGAGTATGATGAACGTTTTAAAGCATATGGTTCAGATTTTGTACCatacaattataaatttcCTTTAAATATACCTGGAGATATGTCAAACTTTTATGATTTAGTGATAGCTGATCCACCATTTCTTTCTGATGAATGTTTAACAAAAACTGCCCTTACAATAAAATTCTTAGCCAAAAAGGATATTGTACTTTGTACAGGTACTTTTCATAAtcaataatcaattttttagttCTTAATTACTTTTATTCTTACATTGCAGGTGCTATTATGAGCGATTTGGCAGAGAGATTATTGAATGTTAAAATTTGCAACTTTGTACCTCAACATCGAAATAATCTTGCAAATGAATTTTACTGTTATTCAAATTTcgattttgataaaatgttacaataaAACTGTGTAATAAAGAAATTGTACACATATAAAATTTTAGCGTTCTATGTTACCTGGTATTACTAACTTAACtcaatataaaaagaaatttaaatttacgattattcgttattttcaaatttcatatatatttttttgagCTTATGTTACTTCCggtatattaaatacaatttttaatgtttctcGTATACGaatattatcgaatatttaatgaaaatatttttctacctaATCAAGTAATTTTCAGTAttgtaaagaaaatttttatataaatttaatttcttttaattaggAAGTGAAAGATATTGGTCATACTGATACATTTGTAACatattcgaataaaataataaaatttgataatttagTTTACAATTTACTACATATTAGTTATTTTACAATGTCTACTATAAAATATGCTCtacttttgttttatatatactaatatataaAGTAGCAATCAATATATGATCATAACAATAATcagatag encodes:
- the LOC126864913 gene encoding EEF1A lysine methyltransferase 1, with the translated sequence MNESDDDDLQLCPTTLAALKEFLKEKEERENQLKHTLENQHLDVSFDENWQLSQFWYDDKTTDTLVKGAIQCTESDGKIALISCPTLYSKLKKTSGERKVTLFEYDERFKAYGSDFVPYNYKFPLNIPGDMSNFYDLVIADPPFLSDECLTKTALTIKFLAKKDIVLCTGAIMSDLAERLLNVKICNFVPQHRNNLANEFYCYSNFDFDKMLQ
- the LOC126864895 gene encoding probable glutamine--tRNA ligase, encoding MMMDSQDDVKLFQSIGLSEQKAKETLKNKQVSNNLKLAIIEANKYGIITSEIGILLYQLASKIKNQIANKLSFLAKYIAEKKLDTTQRLDAGLDYLLNHIEGYVNVSAFEKECGIGIVISPEEIEREVEKVISTHKVEIIEKRYHFNIGPLMQHVRNTLKWADGKAVKNEFDVQMLDLLGPKCDSDLVPLPKPAKQAKAQKSGKEKVEPKDVTATNEKTDAQTISELMKTKVHFHKPGENYKTEGYIITPNTHKLLQEHLKITDGKVITRFPPEPNGILHIGHAKAININFGYAAAHDGICYLRYDDTNPEKEEEKFFIGIREMVEWLGYKPAKITHSSDYFQQLYEWAIVLIEKDLAYVCHQSSEEIKGFNPPPSPWRDRPISESLQLFHDMKDGLLEEGEATLRMKVTLEEGKQDPVAYRIKYVPHHRTGDKWCIYPTYDYTHCLCDSIENITHSLCTKEFQSRRSSYYWLCNALDIYCPVQWEYGRLNVCYTVVSKRKISKLIDEGIVSDWDDPRLFTLTALRRRGFPPDAINNFCAQMGVTGAQVIVDPAVLEASVRDFLNVTASRHMAVLEPLKVTISNFPHENSIKLTVPNFPNEPDKGQHEIVFDEIVYIEASDFKEKAEKDFRRLTPNQSVGLKHVGIVLTIKKIEKDNMGNIVNLIVTQESISETNKPKAFIHWVSNPILASIRLYERLFKHKNPEDSNEVPNGFLSDINPQSKKEIVGYIDASLARSAKVFEKFQFERIGFFSVDPDTTSEKLVFNRTVTLKEDAGKV